The nucleotide window GTTCTTTCTACTATCTTTTATGTTTGATGATGAGTAGGTTAGAAGTTTTCATGGACACATGGAATTTCTTGTATAATACGGAGTACCTACCCGAATCACCAAAATCTAAAAAATTGTGTAAAGACAAACAGGGTCCACCGGTGAGTTTATGGCTATGGATCCCCGCCTCCACCGCCACCTCCACCAGTCCACCTCATCTCTGTTGTTCCAttccccacgccgccgccgctgacACCAGCCGTCCTTCCCAATCTCCACCCAGAGATAGAGATCCACGGCCTGTCGGCGGGAATGCCTCCCTCCCGGTTTGGAGCCGTGGCTTTGGTTGCGCAAGCGAGAGGAGGGTGGGAGGCGGCCCAAGGAGACGCCGCGGCGTGCAGGAGGGCAGCGCGCGCCCGCCGGTACGGCCCGATGAGGCGTCGGCCGGACGGCACCACGACTGCCGCGGATCGACCTTCCGAAGCCGAATCCCTCACCACCTGGAGCTCCCGTGCCACATACTGCAGCCTTCTTCTCCAACTCCGACCGCCGGCCTTGATCTCCAACGCCCGTGATCCACCGTCAAATTCCTTTCACGCGCACGTTCCTCCGCTCCCCCTCTACGTTTCCCCTCAGCTAATTTGATGCCTCCTCTCTGCTATCTACTGGTATGTCCTAAGTCCTGTATTGAACAGCCACTACACTACACTACTCTGGATTCTGAATGTTATCAGGTGGTTTGCACTAGTAATTCAATCCTAGTAGAGCATGTTTTGTTGCAAACATAAGAGATTAAGATAGTAGGTGCAGGCTACAACCAGTTTATCATCATTTGATCCTTGTATCATGTATTAGGCCACTAGAGTAGTTCAAAATGCCAAAACATTCTTCAGATTCACTGATCTTTGTCGTAGCTGTCAACATTTGGCTTTCAATATAATTACCAATAtgcatccctctctatctctcaaTAGTTAAATAATAATGTGTGTGCAGGTTGACTGGTTGAGCAGCTTTGACACGAACCTCTTCCCGCGTGACCACAGCTGCTGAAAATGGCTGGATCACGGCTGCTCCGACGCACCAGCCGTCCTGTGGCGATGCTGCCCATTGTGCTGAATGATCAAGGCATAGTCGACAACCTCACTGAAAGTAATCAGAGAAGCATCTGGGCTAGCAGAAGGATAGGAGAGGACGAACAACTCTACTTAGTCCACATTCAGGGCACTGCTGGCATCGGTCACCCAACCACGCTGGTCGTCAAGAAGTTCCAGAACTCGGACGGAATAGTGGACGGTGATCTGGAGAACCGCTGCAAGTTGGAGATGATCCTATTAGCCAGCATCCGTCACGACAACATTGTCAACGTCCTACACTTCATCCAGAGGGAAAATGCGATCATGCTTGTTTACACGTACCAGGTGAACGGCAGTCTTGACCAGTGGCTGCACAGGCGGGAGGAGGGTGAACTGCCGCTGAGCTGGCCGGAGAGGAGGGCCATCGCCATCGGCGTGGCCAAAGGGCTCTGTCACTTGCACCATGGATGCAACAAACCAGTTGTACACCACAACATCAACTCTAGTAACATCTTGCTTGATCAGAATTTCAAGGCCGTGATAGCCAGTTTTGGTGCTGCACAGATGAACATGGCCGGGCTCAACCAACCATTGCCTATTGTGGAGACTGTGTTTGGTAACTTTGGGTATGCAGCTCCAGGTACGGTGGGGATGCAATGAGTTTTTTTTTTTAAATCCATCTTATAACTAGTGTGGTCATTTACTAACTAGTCATATATAAATGATTAATTGCAGAATATGGGAGGGCGGCAAGCCAGCTGACGGAGAAGGTAGACACATACAGCTTTGGTGTGGTGCTGCTGGAGCTTGTCACAGGGCGGATGGCCAATGGGGTGGATGGTCAGTTGGCCATATGGGCACGTGACAACTGCAGTGAGCTGATGGCAAAGAAGCTGGAACGGTTCAAGATTGCCGTGGACAATGGCATCCCAGATCAAGCATTGTACATGGAGGAGATGGCTACCATGTTCAGGCTGGGCGTGGATTGCACTATTGAGGATCCTCAGCAAAGACCGtcaatgcagatggctctcaAACGACTTCGCCGCGGCTGTGGGCGTGGGCGATTTGGTGGCCTTCTCACCTGCTATAACCTGTAATGCCACCGGCTAAGCCAAGTGACTTTTTTACTttggaaaaaggaaaataaagaGTAAAGGTCTTCCCTACTGTTCATGTGAAAAATGAATCAAAATGAGACATCCCTGATTACAATGGGCACCTTTATATCAAAATGGTTCTTCCACACTTCACAGTGTCTGTTGTGTTCCTGACTGCTCCACTCATGCATATACGAACTTTGGAGTATTCTTAGTGATGTTAGTTTTTGGAGTGCTTGCTCATTTGGAAATTGTGAAATGAACTTTCTTCTTACAGGATATTGAGTTATGTAGGCAGCACAACATGCTTATGTCTCTGGCAACATATCAAACTTCTAGGAAGTATTCCCATTAAAACATTTTCAGGAGAGCCGATCTATGATCTTCGTGGGCACTTGATGGAAAAAATCAAATGCTCTTAGCAGAACACAACTATTTTACTATTTTGGATGATCACTATCTGTTAGGCTGTTGTACTAAATGTAACCTCTCCCTGTGAGTGATTGTAATTGCAGTTTAGTTTGCATCGTTATTCTGTGAAATATTTTGTTGTTCTTGTCTGCTTGAATTTAAATAATTCATCTATTGTGTCAATAACCATTTCTTTTCATGAATTCTTATCGACCGTGTCATTTTTGTTTCAGATACATAACCAGTGAGGATTCAGTACAAGTGAAGGGCAAAGTGGCATGCAAGATCAGCTCAGCGGATGAACTATGTTCAGTGGTACTTTGAAGGATGTTACTGTAGACCAAGATGGTGGCTCTGCTTTTGTGTTTTCTTTGAAAAGAAACCTTCAGGATGCCCCAAAACCAAGGGAGGAGCTTGCCCTTTTCTTCTACAAGTGCCGAGAGATAGCGCGGAGTATTGCAAACCTTCAGCTTGAAAGCAAGGCACCTAACATACTAGTAAACAACCACTGAATTATCAATGCTATAGAAACCTGCTCTTCGGACCTTGCCGATAACAGATCCAGATTGACCATGGAGTCATCTCCGACCTGATCTAATGGAAGCAGGGTATCTGTGGGTCAGAGGATCCAAGTTCCACCAAATCATGTAGATGTCCCAAGTGTTTGACGACAGTTTGATCAGGGCCATCAGGAGGCTCAGGGAGGTCCACAGCAGTTGATCTTGGTATCCAAGAATCGGCGAAATCCAACTAGCAGGCAAACTCGAGGAAGCTGCCAGTATGATCAAGGGGGATATCAGCTTTAGCAAAACAGAGTTTGAACTTCTTTTTTCGAAGGGCCGCAGGCCGTTCTTTATTAGATGGAGAGAAAGAAGACTGTTACAGAGGATCTGGCCACAAGCAATGGCCAAACAGCAGGCCAGAAGCCTGGAAGGCTCGCCTAATGCGGGCTTGCAACCAAATGCAAAACCCCAATCTGCCCGCCAGTGGCTGTGTCATAGATGCAGCCAGCCGTTCTCCATGTAGCCAACTCCTCCGTGATTGTATCGAAGACCTTATCTGCACTGCTGGCGTACTGCTCGAAGACCCTGGTATTCCTTTCCTTCCAGATTCGCCAATGCACCAGGATGGTAATGGTGTCGAAGTTGCGCCTCATCGCCTTGGGTATCTGTTGCCTGACCTGCAGCCACCATTCTTCTTGCTATGCATGTAAGTCCTTTTCTAGATTGATAGTCGATGCTTATTTTAACCATTTTGCTTGTGCTGTAGATGGGCTAAGATGGGTTTTTTAGAGGAAAAGGCACGAGCAGAGCCcggctttaaattaataaagccaAAACAAAGGTGAACGGTAATGATGACAAAATGAAAACTGAAACATTTTTTTTAGTTCCATGGATTTTCTTCAGATGAAGGCAAAAAGCTTCCCTGGGTTTCAAATATGCTTCCCCTATTGAAATGCAACATTCGCGTGCATAATCCTGGTCTGTTGCCCATTTTAAAGAAAATAATCGAGAAAAATTTCCAAGAGGGCTTCATGAAGGTTAGCAAATTTTATCGATCACATCTGGGCTGTTGCTATTTCCTTGCCTTAGAACTAGCGTAGCATCTGTTGTAGTAAGAGGCATCTGGTTTGCTCTGTAGCACTTATTTCATTCATCATGTCTTGATAATATTCTGCGGTTCTGCCTGATATGTTTACTTCATGCCTTCTCCCATTTTTTCTCTTAAGAACTCAACGTAGCTTTGTATTAAATTCAGCTTAACAATGATTGGAAAGTTGTTGGCACTGTTATATTATGTTGAACCCTTACTTAGCCTTATATTATTTTGAAAACAGTGGTAAAAGAATTAAAGGATCCTTAATTCAGGTGACACATTCGACTTCAGTCCCATCTTTCCAGCCTTGTTGGTCTGCCCATGTTTCTGCCCATGTGTTAGGCTTATGCTAGTTGTATATTTTTTTGGAAGGATCACGCCACACACAAATGGCCCAATGAATATATGGCAACTCAGAATGTTTTAACCGGCGACACAGAATGGATTCCTTGGCGGCTTGCTAGTTGCGAGGACTTGTTACATTTGTGTTCCTTTGTGCTGACTGTTGCTGCACTGAACATGTTGCTTGCTAGCTTCAGCCTTTCCTTTTTCTAACGGTTGATGGTATGTTCTTTTTTTGATGGAAGGGCAGGATGAAGGCGTGAAGATTAGCTGTGGAATTAATTATTTAGCATGTCTTGTGTTTCTTTTTCATGTGGCTCTTCAGTTCCCTAGTTATATCACTCTTTGCACGTGTGCTTCCAGTGATCTGCTTACTGAAGACTGGAGCGATCAAACTGGTTGCATTGCAGTGTGAAAATCAGATTCAGAATAGCTGCAAGGTGCCATGTACGCGTGAGCCTCTTCTGAAATCCCAAGTAGCACTACAAGATCTATCTGGCACTCAGCTGCCCGGGGAGGGGACCGGGGTTGAGCCGGCAGTATCGCCATCGGTGCCTATGACCTCGTTGCGGTTCGGGTCCTTTGAGCCAGCATCAGCGCCACCTAGACTTTGGAGTGACCGGGTGGATTCTGAGGATTTGTTCGAGTGCACGCTTCCTCTGTTAGAGTTTGAGGGGGCTGACGGTTCTGGACGCTTGGTGAGGGACTCATCGGCGAGGACTCTGGATGGAGTCGGGGTGGGGGAGCCGGAGGTCGCTTCTCTTTCCCTTCCTCCTCTTGTGGTCGAGGCTCCGGTGCGGATTGCTACCTGTGGGCTGCTGTTGGGGGGAGGGGGTCGGGGCAGGAGGCCTTGACGTCTCCCCTCCATATCCGGACGCCAGTGACGTCAGTCACGTCGGGGTCGGCCAACGCCGGGGGAGGGAGCCCGAGGTAGGTGGCCTCGGCTCCTGCTACTCCGGTGGAGGCGGCGACACCTGCGCCATCTACtgcgttggggggggggggctggggcaggaggccctggCTCATCCTTCTTCCCTGGCGGTCTGGACGACCGCCTCTTCCTCGCCGACACTGTCTGCACCAGCGGATGGGGCGGGAGGAGGGCGCGGGCAGGCGGCCCCCGTCATCCCCTCTCCGTTCGCACCGGTGGCAGCGGACCCCGGCGTGGGGCACCCGTCTGTGGGGCTTGGGAGCCCGCAGCCGCCTCTTCTGGTCTCAGCGCCAGGCTTTACGAGGGAGGAGGTTGTTGCTTTTGGCGGGATCCCGGACCCCGTCTCCACAGGAAGACGGATGTGTGCTCGCATCCACGAGCTCCCGGAGGTGGATGATATGCAGCAGCGGTGCGCTATGAGGGCGACCAAGCTTCAGGAGACTGCATCATCCTCTGGTATGTCCGTCAACATATCTAACTCTTTATTGCATTTTTCTAATGAGGAGATTATAAATAGTGCAAACCAGTTAGGAGTTTCACTATGTGCCACGGATAGTGAGATCACTAATTCGGTCAATGATTTGTTAGATTTGGAGGCGGAACGTGTCTTAGAGACTATTCGTAATCTTGCAGCAGTTAAACCGATGAATGATGAAGAGATTGATGCGTTAGGGGTTAGAGTGCTAGATAATCTGTGTGCGGATCTAGCACCTCCAAATCATGTGTCTGAGGATGATGATGTACCCATCGAAAATGATGCTGATAATTTAAGTGAACCCGGTTATGAGGACCGAGCGGCAGAGCCTAGTAAACCAAAACGTAAGTGGAAACGGAAAATCTATCCTGATTCCGCAGTTCGTAGGAGTGCTAGGATTCGAATCACTAAAAAATTCCATGATGAATTATGAGAGGAAttttttggaatagcagaggtctgaaggacttggctaaaagaaggttcCTTGCTGAGGCAACTTTAGAGCAGAAGTTAGATTTTGTTGCTCTATCGGAGACTGGTAGAGAAAACTTTGCGCCCCAGTTTCTTTCTTCTCTTGTGGGTGGTATTGATTTCGATTGGCATTGCCTCCCTCCGCGAGGAAGATCGGGTGGTATCTTACTCGGTGTGAGATGCGATTCGCTTGAAGTCCGAAGTGTAGTGATGGGTGACTTCGCAGTGAAGTTTCCAGTCAGGTTTAAGATAGATGGTTTTAACTGGGCTTTGGTGGCGGTTTATGGTGCCGCACAGCTCGAGCTTAAACCGGAGTTTCTGGCGGACCTTGTTCGAATCTGTGGGTCAGAACAGCTCCCAATTTTAGTTGGAGGTGATTTCAATATCATCAGAAGGAGAGAGGAGAAGAACAATGATAACTTTGACGGTAGATGGTCGTTTATGTTCAATACCAttattgaaagcttggatctgagGGAGATAGAGCTTTCTGGTAGAAAGTTTACCTGGGCTAATGCTCTGCCAAACCCGACTTATGAAAAACTTGATCGAGTTCTTGTGAGCGTGGAGTGGGAACAAAAGTTCCCTCTGGTTACGGTGCAAGCTCTCTCGAGGGGAATATCCGATCACACACCCTTGTTCGTGGACTCAGGGGAGCCGAACCACGTGGGTAACAAGAACACCTTTTCTTTCGAGATGTCATGGTTCGAACGCGAGGGGTTCTTGGACTTGATTGCCAGGGAATGGGCTAGAGGTGCAGGAGGCACGACTGCGATCGAGCGTTGGCAGAATAAGATTAGGCATTTGAGAAGTTTCTTACGGggttgggctaagcacctcagtggtGTGTATAAGATTGAAAATGATAGACTCCTTTCTCTTATACAGGCCCTGGACATAAAGGCCGAATCCACTATTTTACTGCCTAATGAGCTTCAGGTTAAAAATGAGACGGAGAAGAGGTTGAAAGAACTGCTCCGCGAAGAAGAATTGAAGTGGGCTTTGCGTGCTAAAGTACGCAAAGTGGTCCAAGGGGACGCGAATACTCAATTCTTCCATTTGATAGCTAATGGCAAGCACAGAAAGAAGCGTATCTTTCAGCTTGAACAAGACGAGGGCACTATTTTAGGACAGGATAACCTAAAAACATATATTACCGAGTATTACAAGCAGTTATTTGGACCTCCGGAGGATAATTGTGTGTCCCTCGATAAGTCCAGGACTGAGGATGTGCCTCAGCTATCGGCTGCCAAAAATGATATTCTGGTTGCCCCGTTCTCAGAGAAGGAGGTGTTTGATGCTATTGCACAGatgaaaaacaataaggctccCGGACCGGATGGATTCCCGGCCGAATTCTATAAAAAGTGTTGGCacattattaagggggatttgATACCTATGTTCCATGATCTGTTCTCTGGACAGCTTCAGTTATTTCACTTGAATTTTGAAATTATCACACTGCTTCCTAAGAAGACGGATGCTGTGAGAATTGAGCAATTCAGGCCGATATGCCTCCTCAATgttagtttcaacattttcaccaAGGTAGGGACTAATaggctcacacagattgcgcattctgtggtgcaacagtcccaaactgctttcatgccggacagaaatatccttgaaggggtggtcgtcctgcatgaaacgctccatgaaatccagtccaaaaaattagatggagtaatttttaaggtggatttcgagaaagcgtacgataagatcaaatggccattcctccaacagtcattgcgtatgaaaggttttgatgaagCCTGGCGCCGACAGGTTGAGTCATTTACGCAAAAAGGTAGTGTGGGAATTAAAGTTAATGATGACATAGGTCATTACTTCCAGACACATAAATGCCTAAGACAAGGAGATCTGATGTCGTCTATCCTGTTTAACATTGTGGTGGATATGTTAGCAATTTTGATAGAAAGGGCTAAGGAAAATGGTCAAGTAGGTGGATTGGTGCCTCATCTCGTTgatggaggtgtatccatccttcagtacgctgatgatacaattatctttatggagcatgacttgaccaaggcgagaaatatgaagcttgtattatgcctatttgaacaattgaccgggttaaagattaactttcataagagcgagctgttctgttttggtagagccaaagacgaacaggaggcttataggcaattgtttgggtgcGAGTTAGGAGAGTTACCCTTCTCTTACCTGGGTATTCCAATCCACCATCGTAGGCTGACAAATAAAGAGTGGAAGTGCATCGAGGACCGATTTAAGAAGAAACTGAGTTGTTGGAAGGGTAAGCTCATGTCATAGGGAGGCCGATTAATCCTGAttaattcggtgctcacgagtatgcctatgtttctccTATCGTTCTTTGAGGTCCCAGCTGGTGTTAGGAAGAGACTGGACTTTTATCGATTGCGTTTCTTTTGGCAGGGTGATGAGCTTAAACGAAAATATCGGCTTGCTAAATGGGATATCATCTGTAGACCGAAAGACTAAGGGGGTCTCGGTATTGAGAATTTAGAAGTTAAGAATAGATGCCTTCTTAGCAAGTGGCTGTGGAAGCTCTCAACGGAGAATGATGCCATGTGGGCTCAAATTCTTCGTACCAAGTACCTCCAGACAAAAACTTTGTCCCAGGTTACAGTCAGGCCGACTGATTCACCTTTTTGGAAAGGTCTGATGAAAGTCAAACAATCTTTCTTTAATAGGATGAAGTTTGTTATTGGAAACGGCTCTAGTACacgtttctgggaggatacttggctcggCGAGACACCTTTGGCCATCTAATATCCGTCTTTGTACCGTATTGTTCAACGACGTGAAGTGTTCGTCGTCTCGGTATTTCAATCtatcccccttaatattcagttccGACGGACGCTAGCGGGCAATCGTTGGAAAGAATGGCTCCATTTAGTTAGGAGACTAATGGAGGTCCAACTATCTCAACAACCCGATGAATTACGCTGGAAATTGAATAGGTCTGGAGTATTCACtgttaaatcaatgtatattgatgttatTAATTTGAACTCCATTCTTACCTCTAAGCATGTTTGAGCTGTCAAAGTTCCTttgaaaataaaagtgtttatgtggttcgtccataaacaagttattttaaccaaggacaacttgataaagcgtaattggacaggacctactaggtgtagtttctgtgatcgggatgagacAATCAAACATCTCTTTTTTGATTGCCCGTTGGCTAAAGTACTTAGGCAGACGGTCCACATTGCTTTTAATATCAATCCATCGAATTCTGTTAACACGttatttgggacatggcttaATGGGATTGAGCCTGATTTAGCGAGACACATTCGGGTTGGAGTTTGTGCTTTGCTGTGGACTATCTGGacctgcagaaatgatttggtttttaacagaatatcatgtattcattttttgcaggttttATTCCAAACTACGGCTCTGATCCGTTCCTGGTCGCTACTCACCCAGATGGAGGCCAGAGAGCACTTGGTTACTGGGTCTTTTCGATGGGAGATGGTAGTTCGGGATAtctcaaccggtttggatggcggtcatgtaataggataggcatgtAGTTTACCTATTTAGTTTTAGCCAACCGGTTGTGGCGTCTTTTCATGGCTAGTGGGTGTTTCTAGCCCTTTATGTTTGCACTGCTTTATTTGTTTAATAAAATGGCCGTATGCCATCTTTTTAATGCAGAGGCCGGGGATTTCccccttttctaaaaaaataaataaatctgGCACTCATTCTACACTGACAATGAGATGTACTACCAAATACTGGATGTGTAGTTTGGAGAAACTGAATTCAAATGCAAACAATTTCCCCATCATGCATCAGCACTGAACATACAGAAAGAAATGTACGTCGATCTTACTAATTCCAGATACAGAGCGAGAGGAGTTCCCCTGCTGCAGTTTTCTGAATTTGCACTTCCTGGGGATTGCATAAACAACAGCGTGTAATATGAGACCGATACAACCACAATATAAATACCGACATCATCTGAAGATGAGATCAAAAGAGTCTCCATTACTCTTTGAAGCTCAAACCAACAGGCAACGGCGGAGTACAGCCAGAACAACAAGCACTGAAGGGATGCCCATGCTGATCAAGAAGTAGCAGAGGCCCCCATCAAATACCACAACAGAAGGCTTAAACACACCAAAAATCAGGACGATCAATCCGAGGGAAAAATAACCGACTGGAACTTTGTAAGATTTCAGGTGACCTCGCGGTAATTAGAAGGTGAGGAGGCCACGGAATGGAGAACGCCCACGGCAGAGTCGTTCCAGAACCTTCAGCATTGAAGGCCTTTCCTGTGGATCCCTGACGGTGCAATCCACGCCCAGCCTGAACATGGTCGCCATCTCCTTCATGTATCGCGCTTGACTAGGGATGCCCTTGTCCACAGTAATCTTGAACATTTTCAGATTGTTTGCCATCAGTTCATTGCAGTTCTTCAGTGCCCAAGTTGCCAATAGACCATTCACTCCAGGTCCATTGGCCACCCGCCCCGTTACTAGTACTAGCAGCAGCACTCCAAAGCTGTATATGTCTGCCTTCTCACTCACCTGGTTCGTCGCTCTCCCATACTCTGCAATTAATCATTTATTAGTTAGTACTACTGGTGAAAAGAGCAAGGTATAGGTAAGATTGGATTTCAATGCGCGCATCGATCGCCCAATGCAAGTACCTGGAGCTGCGTATCCGAAGTTACCAGGAGGCAGGTCCGTGATCGGCAACGGCTGGCCGAGCCCAGCCATGTTCATCTGCGCATCGCCGAAACTGGCTATCACGGCCTTGAAATTCTGATCAAGCAAGATGTTTTCAAGGCTGATGTTGTGGTGGACAATCGGCTTATTGCATCCATGGTGCAAGTGGCGGAGCCCTTTGGCCACGCCGATGGCGATGGCCCTCCTCTCCGGCCAGCCTAGAGGTCGACCGATCTCCACCGGCCGGTGCAGCCAGGATTGAAGGCTGCCATTCACCGGATACTCGTAAACGAGCATGATCGCGTCTTCCCGCTGGATGAGGTCTACGACTTTGATGATGTTGTCGTGAGAATTGCTGGCTAACAGGAACATCTCCGAATTGTAGCGGTACTTGACACTGTCGTGCACTTGTAGAGCTGGGTTCACGCTCTGGAACTTCTTGACGACCAGAGTAGTAGGAAGACCGGTGCCCTGATCATGGACCAGGTATAGCTGCTCGTCCTCCCATGTCCTCCTGCTAGTCCACACCCTTGTCGCATTATTTTCAGTAAGGTTGTCAACTATGCCTTGTTCATTGTATTCAACAGGCAGGGTCACCACAGGGCATCTCCTCTGCCAGAATTGCGGGCTCATTCTAGATTTCAAGGGCGTGTGTCAACCTGCTGGAGCATTAATTAATTGTATTCAGTTGTACTATCTCGATTATATACATTGAATTGAAAACTATCAAGAGATAAAGAGAGATGCATGTATACAATTAGTTTGAGCCAAGTGTTGACAGCAAGCCACAGAGAGTAGTGAACTCTTAGAAGAAGCGTGGCTTTTGATATGGTTCTTTCAGTTAAGGAAATGAGAAGATGCTATTTTTGGTGGTGGTGCGCAGTTGTAATCTTCATGTATGAATATGATACTACAAGGATCAAATCAAATTATTACTGAAATGATGGTACATTGCTATATTTTCAACAGAATGTTACGCTTATTAGTACCCCATCCTTGCAACCTATAATATGTGAAGTGGATCATGTGATAGGAATGATGAACAGTACATGCTCTGCTCGCTAGGATTCAGCAGCTGGTTCAAATCACATGATAgcatttactccctccgttccataatataTGTCGTTTTAGCAGTTGAACCTGAGCTGCTAAAATGACATAATATATTATGGTACAGAGGAAGTAGAACCCAGATGGCATTTCACACCTGCTGGCTGCTGCTCTGGTGTTGGGGCTGTTGAAACCAAGGCTTAGAACAGAGTGATATGTGCACAAGAGGGCAACGGAAGTGGGATGCTGACAAGGCATATGACGAATTTGAAACCAAGTTTGCATTCTGACCAACTTGAAGTAGGTACCTGGAATCCTCTCCTGGGTACACGCCGCTTAAGAAGCTCCCCGCCGCCGTCGCAACACCAAAATGATAAAACTAGTAAGCTTCTTGATGGGTTCTGATGAATGATGATTAAGCAAAGGCAGGTAAAGCTATATATATATAGCCCGTGCGGCCGAGCACCAAAGGAAAACAATACTACTATTTATTTTCAACAGCACTAGAGCCCCAAGTTTGAGGCAGTACTGCACCAGTGCTGGATCTAGTATTAAGCACAAGTTGCGCACGAAACACACAAATGATCGCCAGAAGAATGGGCACAGCGGCGTGAGCAGCAAAAACCTCTGCGCAACAAATCCGGACCTGTGCTGTTTCTTTTCTGTACTGTACAACTACAACGCTACACCCCCGCAAAAGAAATCCTGACAAATGTTCATCACAGTGTTCATCACTGTGCACAACAAATCCTGACAAATGTTCATCACAGTGTTTCAGCTTCTGTTCTACACACTGTTTCACAAGGCACAAGCCAACAAAGATGGTCACTGCAGTGGCGCGGTGCTTCGTGTAGACCAACTGGGGCAATGGCCCCCCCTTAACTTTTACATCCATAGAAGAATATGCTCTATTTTAGGCCTAACTAATGTTTAAACTAAAGATTAGCCCCTTCTTCTCTATTATTTTGCCTCCCTTCAGCTAATGGCACCGTCTTGG belongs to Triticum urartu cultivar G1812 chromosome 7, Tu2.1, whole genome shotgun sequence and includes:
- the LOC125521553 gene encoding MDIS1-interacting receptor like kinase 1-like, which produces MAGSRLLRRTSRPVAMLPIVLNDQGIVDNLTESNQRSIWASRRIGEDEQLYLVHIQGTAGIGHPTTLVVKKFQNSDGIVDGDLENRCKLEMILLASIRHDNIVNVLHFIQRENAIMLVYTYQVNGSLDQWLHRREEGELPLSWPERRAIAIGVAKGLCHLHHGCNKPVVHHNINSSNILLDQNFKAVIASFGAAQMNMAGLNQPLPIVETVFGNFGYAAPEYGRAASQLTEKVDTYSFGVVLLELVTGRMANGVDGQLAIWARDNCSELMAKKLERFKIAVDNGIPDQALYMEEMATMFRLGVDCTIEDPQQRPSMQMALKRLRRGCGRGRFGGLLTCYNLYITSEDSVQVKGKVACKISSADELCSVVL
- the LOC125518051 gene encoding receptor-like protein kinase 7 is translated as MSPQFWQRRCPVVTLPVEYNEQGIVDNLTENNATRVWTSRRTWEDEQLYLVHDQGTGLPTTLVVKKFQSVNPALQVHDSVKYRYNSEMFLLASNSHDNIIKVVDLIQREDAIMLVYEYPVNGSLQSWLHRPVEIGRPLGWPERRAIAIGVAKGLRHLHHGCNKPIVHHNISLENILLDQNFKAVIASFGDAQMNMAGLGQPLPITDLPPGNFGYAAPEYGRATNQVSEKADIYSFGVLLLVLVTGRVANGPGVNGLLATWALKNCNELMANNLKMFKITVDKGIPSQARYMKEMATMFRLGVDCTVRDPQERPSMLKVLERLCRGRSPFRGLLTF